Genomic DNA from Mycobacteroides chelonae CCUG 47445:
TGATGGAGGTACCTCAGTTGATGTTCCGTGAACCGGTGTTGGCAACCCTCGATGAGGAGGGGGCGGCACTGTGACGACAACGCCTTTGGGAAACATCAACTTTGACGATCTGCCCGGTGTCGAGCCGGATGCATCGGCACCCAGAACCGTCAAGGGACCACGGTTCGACGGCGACACCAGCGACCTGACCGACAAGGCGTGCTGGGCGTTGCAGAACCTGGTGGCCCGGCGCTATCTGAGCAAGGACGGCCAGCCGGAGCTGTGGGCATCGATGATGGAGCACCGCAAGGTGCTGGCCTCACGTCTGTCCGAATTGGATCTACGGCTACGGGTTTTCGACGATCTCGAGGTCGCCTACGCCGAACCGGCTCCCTTGGAGAACCCCAGCGCGTATGGCGCCCGGGTGTTGCGCCGCGAACCCTTGGGCACGTATGCCTCGATCGTTGCGCTGCACCTGGCCAAGATCGCAAGGACCGCGCACGACGAGCAGGTGCTGGTCAGCCGCGACGATATCCATGAGCTCTTCGCCAATGTCAGCCACGACATCGACCGCGATGAAGCGATGCTGCGCGACCGCGTCGACGAAGCCATCAAACGCCTGTCGAAGGCCGAGATCCTGCAACGCACTCGCGACGACGAGCACAGCTACACCATCAGTCCCGTCATCAACGCGCTGATGTCCGCGCAGATGATCGAGGCACTGCAACGCCAATACGAGCAGCTGCAGCGTGGCGGTGCGGCCCCGGAAGACTCCACCGACGATGAAGAAGATGGCGATACCGATGACGATGAATGACGGCCTGACCGGCAGGCCAGGCGATTCGGCCACCCAGCAGTTCTGGTTGTCCCGACTGCAGGTCATCAACTGGGGTGTCTTCGACGGGTACCACACCATCGAGTTCAGCCGCCGCGGCACTCTGATCACCGGCTCTTCTGGTAGCGGTAAATCTTCTCTACTGGACGCGATTTCGCTGGCATTTCTGTCGTCGAACCGCCGTAACTTCAACGCGTCGAGCGATACCACCGCCGCCGGCTCGAGCATGGGCAAGCGCACCGTCGACAAGTACGTGCGCGGTCTGTGGGGTGAGCTAAAGAACCCAGGGGAGCGGCCAACGCAGATGTTCCTGCGCGGCAAGGGTGCGGCATGGTCGGCGATCGCGGTCACCTATTCAGGCACCGATGGTCGTGTGATCACCGGCCTCGTGCTCAAATGGCTTGCACCGGGGTCAGATTCGGACTCCTCGAGCCGCTACTACCTGATTGACGCCGACGCCGACATCCGTGACCTGTGCAATGCCTGGGCGAGTAAGGGATATTCGGCTGCGGTCTTCGACGGCGCGGGCTGGCGTGGGCACAAGAGCGAACGCTGGTATTTGGAACAGCTCTACGCCGCCGTTGGTATCCAAGGTTCCTCGGCTGCTCAGCAGCTTTTGGGTAAGGCCAAGTCGCTCAAAAGCGTTGGTGGCCTGGAACAGTTCGTGCGTGAGTACATGCTCGACGAGCCCGAGTCCATGGCCGCGATTTCCGAGGCGCTGGGGCAGATCACCCCTCTGGTGGACGCGCGTGCCGCGCTGGCGGTCGCGCAGCGTCAGCGCCAGACACTGGGCGATATCGAACAGATTCAGCAGACATACGCCAGCGATGCGGCACAGCTGGCCACCGTCGACGTGGTGGATCACCACACCGTCCGCGACTACGTTGACCAGCAGCGGCTGGCGCTGGCCGGCCCGGAGATCGATCTGTTGGACACCGAAATCACCCGGCTCGGCGGTGAATGCGACGAAATCCAGTCGCGCCAGGACATTCTCACTGGCGAACGGGACAAGCTGCTCGGCCGGATCGCCGCCGCCGACAGTAATCTCGCACCGCTCAAGAGTGAGCTCGCTCATGCCCGGGCCCGGGCCGAGGAGGTGTCGCGCCGCCGTACCGCCTACGACAGTGCCCTGTGGGACCTCGGCCACGACGAGGATGTCGAGTCCGCTGAGGAATTCGAAGCCATGCGGGTCGAGAGCCTGCGCGCAGTCACCCGGATCAATGCGGAACTCGAAGCGGGCCATGACGCCTATGTGATGGCGGCCGGCGCGTTGTCGACGGCGCGCGATCAGCTGCGGGCTGCTTCCTCCGAGCTCAAGCGCGTTGAACATGTCGGAACCTCGGTGCCTCCTGACGAGGACCGCATGCGTGGGGAAATCGCGGCGGCGCTGGGTCTTACCGCCAAGGAGCTGCCCTACGTCTGCGAATTGATGGATCTGCGGCCGGGCCAGGAACGGTGGCGCAGGTCGGTGGAGAAGGTGCTGCGGTCTACCGGTCTGTGCCTGCTGGTGCCCGACCAGCACCACCGGCAGGTACTGCGATACGTCAACGAGAACCCCATGCGCGGCTACCTCCAGATGGAGCGGGTGATCCCGTCCGGCGCGCCGCGGCGCGCCGAGCCGGGCACCCTCGCCGACTGTCTGCGCCTGACCAACCCCAATCACGAATGCGCCAGTGCTGCCATGAATCTGGTGGCGGGTGTGGGCGACTACGTGTTGGTTGATACACCCGACGAGTTCAGCAAGCATCGCCGGGCGGTCACCGATCAGGGCCTGCGCAAGGACGGCGACCGGCGCGCGGTCAAGGATGACCGGCGCGAGCTGCGTGCCTCCCAGTACATCTACCAGGGCAACGCAGGCGACAAGCGCGCCGCGCTCTCCGATGATGTGGTCGAGGCGCAGCAGGCCGTTGGTGACGCCGAGAAGTTCATCGGCGAGATGGACACCAAGCGTGAGGAGCTGCGTTCGGAGGTGGTGCGGTGGTCCAAGCTGCACAGCCAGTACGAGTACTGGAGCCAGATCGACACCGATTCGGCCGAGGCCGCCGTGGCACGGCTTCAGGACCAGTACGACGCGATGCTGGAGGCAAACCCCGACCTCACCGGACTGCAGCAGCAGGCCGATTCCTATCTCGATGAGATCAAGAAACTCTCCGAGCGTATCGGTGCACTGAGAAGGCAAGAATCCGAACATGATTCGCGCCGCACGAGACTGCTGGACCTGTTGGACAACTTGAACCCGCGCGAGGTGGGCGGGCACACCCGATCCGGTATCGAAGCGTATGTTCCGCAGCTGTCGTCAAGCCTGGATGTGCTGGAGCCGGACACCTACCGGCTGGAGCTGTGGCGTCAGATCGAGAAGGACCAGTCGGTGCTGCGGGAAAGCGTCACCCGTTCACGCAACGAGCTGAACCGGATCCTCAATGCCTACGACCGGGACTTCCCGGATTCGATTCCCAACGACAGTGAGAACTTCGACGAGAAGATCCACGATTACGTCGCCTTGTGCCGCCGAATCGACGAGCGTGATCTACCCGCCGCCTACGAACAAATGCTGCGACTCATCACCGAGCAGGCACCCACCGCAGTCCTGCGGTTGCATCAGCTCGCCGAGGAGGAGGCGCACCGCATCACCGACCAGATCGACCGGGTCAATAGCGGTTTGGGCTCGGTGGAGTTCAACAGGGGAACCCGGTTGACCTTGCGTGCCGAGCCCAAGGCGCTTGAGGCGGTGGGCGAGCTCAACGAGCGGGCCCGGCGGATTTCGGGGCGGGCCGTTGCGGTTTCCATGGGAGACGAGAAGGCCATCCACGACCAGTACCAGGACATCCTGCAACTGCGGAACCTACTGGCCGCGGAGACTCCCGAGGCCAGGCAATGGACACGCGATGCGTTGGATGTGCGCAACCGTTTCGTGTTGTACTGCGAGGAGCGCGACGCCGCCACCGGCGAGGCGATTCGCACCTATAGCAATGCGGGTGCGAATTCCGGTGGGGAGCAAGAGAAGCTGATGGCGTTCTGCCTCGCCGGTGCGCTGAGCTTCAACCTGGCCAACCCCGAATCCGGGGACAACCGGCCGGTCTTTGCGCAGCTGATGCTCGACGAGGCATTCTCGAAGTCCGATCCGCAGTTCGCGCAGCAGGCGCTGTCGGCGTTTCGTAAGTTCGGGTTCCAGTTGGTGATCGTTGCGACCGTGCAGAACACGACCACCATCCAGCCCTACATCGACAGCGTGGTCATGGTGTCCAAACCCGACGGCCCGGGCGTTCGGCCAGTCGCCTCGACGCGCACGGTGCCTATCGGGGAGCTCGGTGACGTGCGAAAGGCAGTCAACGCCCGCTGATCGGTGGATCGTCAGCGGCCCACGAACTCGGCGGTGGTTCGGGTCAGGAAGGCCTGTACGCCCAGCGCCGCGTCCTCGGTGGTGAAGAGTTCCCTGATGGTGGGCACCAGCTGCGTCTCGGCAGCCGTTTCGCCCTCGCGTATCGCCGAGCGGGCGTTGCGCAGGGTTGCCTGCACACCCAGCGGTGCCTGTCGCGAGATTGTCTGCGCGATGGCGATCGCCTTATCGACGTGCTCGCCGGCGGCAACGACCTCCTGCACGATTCCGATCCGGTGAGCCTCGGCGGCGTCGAAGGTGTCGGCCGTCAACATCCATCGCATTGCGTTACCCCAGCCAGCGGCTCGCGGGAAACGAATAGTGGCACCGCCGAATGGATAAATCCCCCGATTGATTTCGAGCTGCGCGAAGGTCGCAGTCTCATCCGCGATCACGATATCTCCGGCGAGTGCGAGCTCGATGCCCAGTGTGAGGACCTTGCCATGCACCGCGACAACCAGTGGCTTGGACAGTTGCGTCCCATCGACCTGCCATGGATTGATCCCGCCCTCGGGTGTCAGGGAGGCACCGCTTTGAATCTCGGCGGCCACACTCGCCAGGTCCAGACCGGCGGTGAACATCGTGCCCTCGCCGTACAGGACGGCGGCCCGTAGCTCCGCATCCGCCTCGAATTCGCCGAACGCCAGAGACAACTCCTGGAGCATCGTCTTATCGAACGCGTTGCGCTTGGCCGGCCGGTTCAGGCCGATGACCAGGACATATCCGTCGCGACGGATGCTCAGGGTTTCGTATTCAGACATTGACTTCTCCGTGTC
This window encodes:
- a CDS encoding crotonase/enoyl-CoA hydratase family protein → MSEYETLSIRRDGYVLVIGLNRPAKRNAFDKTMLQELSLAFGEFEADAELRAAVLYGEGTMFTAGLDLASVAAEIQSGASLTPEGGINPWQVDGTQLSKPLVVAVHGKVLTLGIELALAGDIVIADETATFAQLEINRGIYPFGGATIRFPRAAGWGNAMRWMLTADTFDAAEAHRIGIVQEVVAAGEHVDKAIAIAQTISRQAPLGVQATLRNARSAIREGETAAETQLVPTIRELFTTEDAALGVQAFLTRTTAEFVGR
- a CDS encoding ATP-binding protein encodes the protein MNDGLTGRPGDSATQQFWLSRLQVINWGVFDGYHTIEFSRRGTLITGSSGSGKSSLLDAISLAFLSSNRRNFNASSDTTAAGSSMGKRTVDKYVRGLWGELKNPGERPTQMFLRGKGAAWSAIAVTYSGTDGRVITGLVLKWLAPGSDSDSSSRYYLIDADADIRDLCNAWASKGYSAAVFDGAGWRGHKSERWYLEQLYAAVGIQGSSAAQQLLGKAKSLKSVGGLEQFVREYMLDEPESMAAISEALGQITPLVDARAALAVAQRQRQTLGDIEQIQQTYASDAAQLATVDVVDHHTVRDYVDQQRLALAGPEIDLLDTEITRLGGECDEIQSRQDILTGERDKLLGRIAAADSNLAPLKSELAHARARAEEVSRRRTAYDSALWDLGHDEDVESAEEFEAMRVESLRAVTRINAELEAGHDAYVMAAGALSTARDQLRAASSELKRVEHVGTSVPPDEDRMRGEIAAALGLTAKELPYVCELMDLRPGQERWRRSVEKVLRSTGLCLLVPDQHHRQVLRYVNENPMRGYLQMERVIPSGAPRRAEPGTLADCLRLTNPNHECASAAMNLVAGVGDYVLVDTPDEFSKHRRAVTDQGLRKDGDRRAVKDDRRELRASQYIYQGNAGDKRAALSDDVVEAQQAVGDAEKFIGEMDTKREELRSEVVRWSKLHSQYEYWSQIDTDSAEAAVARLQDQYDAMLEANPDLTGLQQQADSYLDEIKKLSERIGALRRQESEHDSRRTRLLDLLDNLNPREVGGHTRSGIEAYVPQLSSSLDVLEPDTYRLELWRQIEKDQSVLRESVTRSRNELNRILNAYDRDFPDSIPNDSENFDEKIHDYVALCRRIDERDLPAAYEQMLRLITEQAPTAVLRLHQLAEEEAHRITDQIDRVNSGLGSVEFNRGTRLTLRAEPKALEAVGELNERARRISGRAVAVSMGDEKAIHDQYQDILQLRNLLAAETPEARQWTRDALDVRNRFVLYCEERDAATGEAIRTYSNAGANSGGEQEKLMAFCLAGALSFNLANPESGDNRPVFAQLMLDEAFSKSDPQFAQQALSAFRKFGFQLVIVATVQNTTTIQPYIDSVVMVSKPDGPGVRPVASTRTVPIGELGDVRKAVNAR
- a CDS encoding DUF4194 domain-containing protein; its protein translation is MTTTPLGNINFDDLPGVEPDASAPRTVKGPRFDGDTSDLTDKACWALQNLVARRYLSKDGQPELWASMMEHRKVLASRLSELDLRLRVFDDLEVAYAEPAPLENPSAYGARVLRREPLGTYASIVALHLAKIARTAHDEQVLVSRDDIHELFANVSHDIDRDEAMLRDRVDEAIKRLSKAEILQRTRDDEHSYTISPVINALMSAQMIEALQRQYEQLQRGGAAPEDSTDDEEDGDTDDDE